From a single Rodentibacter sp. JRC1 genomic region:
- a CDS encoding DUF5374 domain-containing protein, protein MSLVSVMFTLALFSALFLVFSRWTASQRKSAVKIYYDFQALQIAENQSQRQFLGVPCEQYVQQNGVKFRVQCQSDKVVVRYPKGEFSLKTE, encoded by the coding sequence ATGTCGTTGGTTTCCGTAATGTTTACGCTTGCATTGTTTAGTGCGTTATTTTTAGTATTTAGTCGGTGGACGGCAAGTCAGCGCAAAAGTGCGGTCAAAATCTATTATGATTTTCAAGCGTTACAGATTGCCGAAAATCAGTCGCAACGGCAATTTTTAGGCGTGCCTTGTGAGCAATACGTGCAACAAAACGGTGTGAAATTTCGAGTGCAATGCCAAAGTGATAAGGTGGTGGTTCGGTATCCGAAAGGTGAATTCTCGTTGAAAACCGAGTAA